A genomic stretch from Chryseobacterium sp. SNU WT5 includes:
- a CDS encoding catalase, translating into MEEKKNLTRQTGAPVPDNQNTQTAGPRGPLLMQDYWFLEKMANFDREVIPERRMHAKGSGAFGTFTVTHDISKYTKAHIFNEIGKQTEMFARFSTVAGERGAADAERDIRGFAMKFYTDEGIWDLVGNNTPVFFFRDPMKFPDLNHAVKRDPKTNMRSAQSNWDFWTLLPESLHQVTIIMSDRGLPNGYRHMHGFGSHTYSFINKDNGRHWVKFHFRTQQGIENLTDEEAGQLIAMDRESSQRDLFDNIEKGNFPRWKMFIQIMTEEEAKTYRFHPFDLTKVWSKKDYPLIEVGEFELNKNAENYFADVEQAAFNPTNIVPGIGFSPDKMLQGRLFSYGDAQRYRLGVNHYQIPVNKPRCPYHAFHRDGQMRVDGNYGDAKHYEPNSYGQWQEQPSAKEPPLELSGAAYAYNFRDDDDDYFTQPGDLFRIIKADGKADVLFKNTAANVGGAEKFVQIRHIRNCYQADPEYGQGVANALGLSMDDVNNFDMGPYDQWAPKKTE; encoded by the coding sequence ATGGAAGAAAAGAAAAATCTCACCAGACAAACAGGAGCTCCTGTGCCGGATAATCAAAATACGCAAACCGCAGGACCAAGAGGACCGCTGCTAATGCAAGATTATTGGTTTTTAGAAAAAATGGCAAACTTCGACAGGGAAGTTATTCCAGAAAGAAGAATGCATGCAAAAGGTTCTGGTGCTTTCGGAACTTTTACAGTAACTCATGATATTTCTAAATACACGAAGGCTCATATTTTTAACGAAATTGGTAAGCAGACTGAAATGTTCGCACGCTTTTCCACGGTTGCAGGAGAAAGAGGTGCCGCAGATGCTGAAAGAGACATTCGTGGTTTTGCAATGAAATTTTATACTGATGAAGGAATTTGGGATTTGGTTGGAAACAATACGCCTGTATTTTTTTTCCGTGATCCAATGAAATTTCCGGATTTAAATCATGCGGTAAAGCGTGATCCAAAAACAAATATGCGAAGTGCCCAAAGCAATTGGGATTTCTGGACTTTGCTTCCAGAATCTCTGCATCAGGTAACCATCATAATGAGCGACCGTGGATTACCAAATGGATATCGGCATATGCACGGTTTCGGAAGTCATACTTACAGTTTCATCAATAAAGATAATGGTCGTCACTGGGTGAAATTTCACTTCAGAACCCAACAGGGAATCGAGAACTTGACCGATGAAGAAGCAGGGCAATTAATCGCAATGGATCGCGAATCTTCCCAACGAGATTTGTTCGATAATATCGAAAAAGGAAATTTCCCGAGATGGAAAATGTTCATTCAAATCATGACTGAAGAAGAAGCAAAAACTTATCGTTTTCATCCTTTCGATTTAACCAAAGTCTGGTCTAAAAAAGATTACCCTCTGATTGAAGTTGGTGAATTTGAACTCAATAAAAATGCAGAGAATTATTTTGCAGATGTGGAGCAAGCTGCTTTTAATCCTACCAATATTGTACCCGGAATTGGTTTCTCGCCAGACAAAATGCTACAGGGAAGATTATTTTCGTACGGCGACGCACAACGGTACAGATTGGGCGTAAATCATTATCAAATTCCTGTAAATAAACCGAGGTGTCCGTATCATGCGTTCCATCGCGATGGGCAAATGCGTGTAGATGGAAATTATGGTGACGCCAAACATTACGAACCTAACAGTTATGGCCAATGGCAAGAGCAACCTTCTGCCAAGGAACCACCATTAGAATTATCCGGTGCTGCTTATGCGTACAACTTCAGAGATGATGATGACGATTATTTCACCCAACCAGGCGACCTTTTCCGAATTATAAAAGCTGATGGCAAAGCTGATGTATTATTTAAAAACACCGCCGCAAATGTTGGCGGTGCAGAAAAATTCGTGCAGATTCGCCACATTAGAAACTGCTATCAAGCAGATCCTGAGTACGGTCAAGGTGTTGCCAATGCTTTAGGTTTAAGCATGGATGACGTGAATAACTTTGATATGGGTCCGTATGATCAATGGGCACCGAAAAAAACGGAATAA
- a CDS encoding pirin-like C-terminal cupin domain-containing protein translates to MFNWSNEPLNETIDLHGLFIIKSKEEIHRAFDDYTNG, encoded by the coding sequence TTGTTTAATTGGAGTAACGAACCTTTAAATGAAACAATTGATCTGCATGGTCTTTTTATAATAAAAAGCAAAGAAGAAATCCATCGTGCATTTGATGATTACACCAATGGATAA
- a CDS encoding MFS transporter — protein MPITASPSVKKYLPLILATSIFMQMLDSTILNTSLPSIAKDLNESPLNMQNAIISYVLTLALFMPVSGFLADKFGTRKIFMLSLVIFILGSVFCAMSQDLNQLVISRVIQGLGGSLMTPVGRLALIKTFEKNELVKAMNFAIIPALIGPILGPLVGGYMVDYLSWHWIFLINIPFGILGIILSLKYMPDYRSSKIKFDLKGFLIFASASLLLSISLELFGNTPHTTIVLSIFILGFLMVYYYYKHAQKVKNPIFPLNLFKVRTFRVGIVGNLATRLGISSIPLLLPLMIQISYGESAVISGWIVAPMALTAMLGKSFVIKILDYFGYRKTLMTNTFIIGILIACLGIPGINTSIYWFIPIIAILGFFNSIQFTAMNTIAIADLRDAHTSSGNSLLAVNQQLAVGFGIAIGLIVLKLFQSKISLSDGNTHSAFRYTFYLVGSLTVFTGFIFRRLHYKDGNNMKSIV, from the coding sequence ATGCCAATAACCGCTTCTCCATCTGTTAAAAAATACCTGCCTCTGATTCTGGCAACTTCTATATTTATGCAGATGTTGGATTCTACGATTCTAAATACTTCTTTGCCTTCCATCGCAAAAGATTTAAACGAGTCCCCTTTAAATATGCAGAATGCAATTATCAGTTATGTTTTAACATTAGCTCTTTTTATGCCCGTAAGTGGCTTTTTAGCGGATAAATTTGGAACCCGAAAAATATTCATGCTTTCCCTTGTCATTTTTATTCTTGGCTCTGTCTTTTGCGCCATGTCACAAGATTTAAACCAACTTGTAATTTCAAGGGTTATTCAGGGACTCGGGGGAAGCTTGATGACCCCGGTCGGAAGATTAGCTCTCATAAAAACCTTCGAAAAGAATGAATTGGTAAAGGCAATGAATTTCGCTATTATTCCAGCGCTAATTGGTCCAATTCTGGGACCTCTGGTGGGTGGATATATGGTGGACTATTTATCCTGGCACTGGATCTTCTTAATCAATATTCCTTTCGGTATTCTTGGGATTATATTAAGCTTAAAATATATGCCGGATTATCGATCATCGAAAATTAAGTTCGATTTGAAAGGATTTTTAATATTCGCTTCTGCCTCTCTGCTTCTTTCCATATCTCTGGAGTTATTTGGAAATACTCCTCATACAACAATAGTTTTATCGATTTTTATCTTAGGATTTTTAATGGTTTACTACTACTATAAGCACGCTCAAAAGGTAAAAAATCCAATTTTTCCTTTGAATTTATTTAAGGTGAGAACTTTCAGAGTTGGTATCGTGGGGAATTTAGCAACTCGTTTGGGGATAAGCTCTATTCCACTTCTATTGCCGCTGATGATTCAGATTTCTTACGGCGAAAGTGCTGTAATCTCAGGTTGGATTGTCGCCCCAATGGCATTAACAGCCATGCTTGGCAAATCTTTCGTTATCAAAATTCTCGATTATTTTGGCTATCGCAAAACCTTGATGACCAATACTTTTATTATTGGAATTTTGATTGCTTGTCTAGGGATTCCAGGCATAAACACCTCTATTTATTGGTTTATTCCCATAATTGCAATTCTGGGTTTTTTCAACTCAATCCAGTTCACCGCTATGAACACCATCGCCATTGCAGATTTAAGAGACGCCCACACGAGTAGCGGAAATTCGTTACTAGCAGTTAATCAACAACTTGCTGTTGGATTTGGTATTGCAATTGGATTAATCGTGTTAAAATTATTTCAAAGTAAAATCTCATTAAGTGATGGAAACACCCATTCAGCATTCAGATACACGTTTTACCTAGTCGGTTCCCTAACCGTATTTACAGGTTTTATTTTCAGAAGACTTCATTATAAAGATGGAAACAACATGAAATCAATCGTTTAA
- the asnB gene encoding asparagine synthase B → MCGIVCLFDAKQKTETLRPQILEMSKKIRHRGPDWSGIFQNEKVIFSHERLAIVDPTSGKQPLFSKDKKIVLAVNGEIYNHKELRAEFPEYEFQTESDCEVIIPLFQKYGKDFIDKLNGIFAFALYDIGNDLYLIARDHMGICPLYQGWDKYGSYFVASELKALEGVCKTIETFLPGHLLFSGDGYEMQQWYTRDWEDFENVKENPTDLAALRKALEDAVHRQLMSDVPYGVLLSGGLDSSIISAITAKYSRNRIESGDTQEAWYPRLHSFAIGLEGSPDLIAAQKAAEHIGSIHHEVHFSVQEGLDAVRDVIYHLETYDVTTIRASTPMYLLARVIKSMGIKMVLSGEGSDEIFGGYLYFHKAPNAKEFHEENVRKLNKLHLYDCLRANKSLMSWGIEGRVPFLDKEFMDVAMRINPKDKMVGAHEPRIEKWVLRKAFEDLMPESITWRQKEQFSDGVGYSWIDSLKEVAANEVTDEMMTNSKFRFPLNTPQNKEEYRYRTIFEEHFPSETAAATVPSVPSVACSTPIALEWDEAFKNANDPSGRAVLSVHEDSY, encoded by the coding sequence ATGTGTGGGATTGTATGCTTATTTGATGCTAAACAGAAAACAGAAACACTAAGACCTCAAATTTTAGAGATGTCCAAAAAGATTCGTCATCGTGGTCCGGATTGGAGCGGCATCTTCCAAAATGAAAAGGTTATTTTTTCTCATGAACGCCTGGCAATTGTTGACCCGACGTCTGGAAAACAACCGCTATTTTCAAAAGATAAAAAGATTGTTTTAGCTGTTAACGGTGAAATCTACAATCACAAGGAATTAAGAGCGGAGTTTCCCGAATATGAATTCCAGACTGAATCTGATTGTGAGGTTATCATTCCTTTATTTCAAAAATACGGAAAGGATTTTATTGATAAACTGAATGGAATTTTTGCCTTCGCTTTATATGATATCGGAAATGACCTCTATTTAATTGCGCGTGATCATATGGGAATCTGTCCATTGTACCAAGGTTGGGATAAATATGGAAGCTATTTCGTCGCTTCTGAATTAAAAGCTCTGGAAGGTGTTTGCAAAACTATAGAAACCTTTCTACCCGGACACTTATTATTCAGCGGTGATGGATATGAAATGCAGCAATGGTATACAAGGGACTGGGAAGATTTCGAAAACGTAAAAGAAAACCCAACCGATTTGGCTGCACTCAGAAAAGCTTTGGAAGATGCAGTTCATCGACAGTTAATGAGTGATGTTCCGTACGGTGTTTTGCTTTCTGGAGGTTTAGATTCTTCCATCATCTCGGCAATAACAGCAAAATATTCCCGAAACAGAATTGAAAGCGGCGATACTCAAGAAGCATGGTATCCACGTTTGCACAGTTTTGCGATTGGTTTAGAAGGAAGTCCAGATCTAATTGCAGCCCAAAAAGCAGCAGAACATATCGGTTCCATTCATCATGAAGTGCATTTTAGCGTTCAGGAAGGCTTAGATGCAGTTAGAGATGTGATCTACCATCTGGAAACATACGATGTAACCACCATCCGTGCTTCTACGCCAATGTATTTATTAGCAAGAGTCATTAAATCAATGGGAATTAAAATGGTTCTTTCTGGTGAAGGAAGTGATGAAATATTCGGTGGTTATTTGTATTTTCATAAAGCTCCAAATGCGAAGGAATTCCATGAAGAGAACGTTAGAAAATTGAACAAACTTCATCTTTACGATTGTTTACGAGCCAACAAATCACTAATGAGTTGGGGAATTGAAGGGCGGGTTCCATTTTTGGACAAAGAGTTTATGGACGTAGCAATGCGGATTAATCCCAAAGATAAAATGGTCGGAGCCCACGAACCACGAATTGAAAAGTGGGTTTTGAGAAAAGCTTTTGAAGATTTAATGCCGGAAAGTATTACGTGGCGACAAAAAGAACAGTTTTCGGACGGTGTTGGTTATTCCTGGATCGATTCATTGAAAGAAGTTGCAGCAAATGAGGTAACCGACGAAATGATGACAAATTCAAAATTCCGCTTCCCTCTGAATACCCCACAAAACAAAGAAGAATATCGATACCGTACGATTTTCGAAGAACATTTCCCAAGCGAAACAGCAGCCGCAACGGTTCCATCTGTGCCTTCAGTAGCGTGTTCTACACCAATCGCGCTGGAATGGGATGAAGCTTTCAAAAACGCTAACGATCCAAGCGGGAGAGCAGTACTTTCTGTTCACGAAGATTCTTACTAG
- a CDS encoding GMC family oxidoreductase N-terminal domain-containing protein, with the protein MNRKEFIQTSSLGIAAFFFLGSGDLFGKAENPLEIQPLKPTGIIDKEVVIIGSGYGGSVAALRLCENNIPVTILEMGMDWEKSGEKFSPMAHPGHSAAWLKTKSIAPFFNIFSLDKFTGVLDRLDYEHIKIWLGRGVGGGSLVNGGMAVTPKKEYFKEIFPNLDAEKFYSHYFPLANKELKTNVISEEFLEDCDFYKFNRVGEEEAHKAGFKTVRVPNVYDFKYMEKEYKEEVPRSALAGEVIYGNNYGKNSLDKTYLKKAKATGKLEILELHRVNHLTQNEDQSYTIDISVINTKGETIQHKIIKCKKLILAAGTMGSLELLLKSKAVKQFPIDENIGKEWGNNGNFMTGRNWVKAFSGGTGFKQSTIPVGGIDHWEDKEHPFFVEIAPLPMGLNVATSLYLIVNKLKKYGSVSYNPKSQKLQLNWDQSHTLHMKDNAKYFLRKMNKANGGTRAHLLFHNGFGADVCYHPLGGIVLGKATDQFGRLNGHQNCYVIDGSLIPGTIGVNPFVTITALAEYCMENIIEKDFT; encoded by the coding sequence ATGAATCGCAAAGAATTTATTCAAACCAGTAGTTTAGGAATCGCTGCCTTTTTCTTTTTAGGATCAGGCGATTTGTTTGGGAAAGCTGAAAATCCATTAGAAATCCAACCGTTGAAACCCACAGGAATCATTGACAAAGAAGTCGTCATCATCGGTTCGGGTTATGGCGGTTCGGTTGCAGCCTTGCGACTTTGTGAGAATAATATTCCAGTTACTATTCTAGAAATGGGTATGGATTGGGAGAAATCTGGGGAAAAATTCTCTCCAATGGCTCATCCTGGTCATTCTGCAGCTTGGCTGAAAACAAAAAGTATCGCACCATTTTTTAATATATTTTCTTTAGATAAATTTACTGGTGTACTTGACCGTCTTGATTACGAACATATTAAAATTTGGCTCGGAAGAGGCGTTGGCGGTGGATCTTTGGTGAACGGAGGAATGGCAGTAACCCCAAAAAAAGAATATTTTAAGGAAATATTTCCCAATTTAGATGCGGAGAAGTTCTACAGCCATTATTTTCCATTAGCTAACAAAGAGCTGAAAACAAACGTGATCTCAGAAGAATTTCTGGAAGATTGTGATTTCTACAAATTTAATCGTGTTGGTGAGGAAGAAGCTCATAAAGCTGGTTTCAAAACCGTTCGGGTTCCAAACGTGTACGATTTTAAGTACATGGAAAAAGAATATAAAGAAGAAGTTCCCCGTTCTGCTTTGGCTGGAGAAGTTATCTATGGGAATAATTACGGTAAAAATTCACTCGATAAAACCTATTTGAAAAAAGCAAAAGCTACTGGCAAATTAGAAATTCTCGAGTTGCATCGGGTTAATCATCTTACTCAAAACGAAGATCAAAGTTATACGATCGATATTTCTGTAATCAATACGAAAGGAGAAACAATTCAGCATAAAATTATTAAATGCAAAAAATTAATCCTTGCTGCTGGCACGATGGGTTCTTTGGAATTATTATTAAAGTCAAAAGCAGTTAAACAATTTCCAATTGATGAAAACATCGGTAAAGAATGGGGAAATAACGGAAACTTTATGACGGGCCGAAACTGGGTAAAAGCTTTTTCAGGCGGAACTGGATTTAAGCAATCGACGATTCCCGTGGGTGGAATTGATCATTGGGAAGATAAAGAACATCCGTTTTTTGTGGAGATTGCGCCTTTGCCTATGGGTCTTAATGTAGCAACTTCACTCTATTTAATTGTAAACAAACTGAAGAAATACGGATCAGTCTCCTATAATCCTAAATCCCAAAAATTACAATTGAACTGGGATCAATCCCATACCTTGCATATGAAAGATAATGCGAAATATTTCCTCAGAAAAATGAACAAAGCCAATGGCGGGACGCGTGCACATTTGTTATTTCACAATGGTTTTGGCGCAGATGTTTGTTATCATCCGCTGGGTGGAATTGTTTTAGGAAAAGCAACAGATCAGTTCGGCCGGCTGAACGGACACCAAAATTGCTACGTGATCGACGGCTCTCTAATTCCTGGAACGATTGGGGTGAATCCTTTTGTAACCATTACTGCTTTAGCAGAATATTGTATGGAAAATATTATCGAAAAGGATTTTACATAG